ATTCCAGTCGATGACGAGGTTGCAGCGTTTATTGCCGGCTTATATGCCATGTATCCCGAAGAAACCTCTACTGGAAATCTTGGTACAGCATGTCGGTCCATTGAGCGCTCGCGGGATGAACGGCGGGGGGAAGACAGCAAATTGACACCTACCGAACGTCGATTTCAGCTGCTTATTACTGCAGAGAGCGGTGAAGAGCTGAATAGCCGGGTTTTGCGCATACTGATGCTGGCAAAATCTCAGGGAGTGGCTATCAATTATGAGCGACTTTTGTATGACCTGCGCGAATGGCCCCATAAGCGCCAACGGGTGCAAAATGAATGGGCACGCGAATTCTGGGCACCCGGAGCAGAACCATTGGAGGAGGGCGCATGAAATGGCTCACTCAAATGGAAATAGATGCCGGAACAGCTCGCAGGTATCGCTTTTTTGACAGCTACTCCTGGCATAAAGGAGTGTGGCAGTGTTTTCCGAGTGAT
This Chrysiogenes arsenatis DSM 11915 DNA region includes the following protein-coding sequences:
- the casB gene encoding type I-E CRISPR-associated protein Cse2/CasB produces the protein MSSLLKRLQERKNDRGIMANLRCILTPNKRHRAWPALNRLGIPVDDEVAAFIAGLYAMYPEETSTGNLGTACRSIERSRDERRGEDSKLTPTERRFQLLITAESGEELNSRVLRILMLAKSQGVAINYERLLYDLREWPHKRQRVQNEWAREFWAPGAEPLEEGA